A window of Helicoverpa armigera isolate CAAS_96S chromosome 30, ASM3070526v1, whole genome shotgun sequence contains these coding sequences:
- the LOC110380546 gene encoding aldo-keto reductase family 1 member B1 encodes MASQVPKVKFYNGNEIPILGIGTWKSKPGEVTEAVKNAIDIGYRHIDCAFVYGNEKEVGAAITAKIADGTVKREDLFITSKLWNTFHRPDLVKGALLKTLDNLNLKYLDLYLIHWPQAYQEDGELFPKKGEDIAFSDVDYVDTWKAMEPLVGEGLTKSIGVSNFNSKQIARLLEHANIVPVTNQVECHPYLNQRRLKEFCEARNIKITAYSPLGSPDRPWAKPGDPSLMDDPKLKAIADRLGKTVAQVLIRYQIDRGVIVIPKSVTKSRIESNFNVFDFKLSQEDVSLIDSFDCNGRLVPMTASLGHKYHPFENDEF; translated from the exons ATGGCTTCTCAAGTGCCTAAAGTCAAGTTTTACAATGGCAACGAGATACCGATCCTCGGAATCGGTACTTGGAAG TCAAAACCAGGTGAAGTGACCGAGGCAGTGAAGAACGCCATAGACATCGGATACAGACATATAGACTGCGCGTTTGTCTATGGTAACGAGAAGGAGGTTGGTGCTGCTATTACTGCTAAAATCGCTGATGGTACTGTTAAAAG GGAGGATCTATTCATAACTTCGAAGCTATGGAACACCTTCCACCGGCCGGACCTGGTGAAGGGAGCCCTGCTGAAGACCTTGGATAACCTCAATCTGAAGTATTTGGACCTCTATCTCATACATTGGCCTCAGGCTtatcag GAAGACGGCGAACTCTTCCCCAAAAAAGGCGAAGACATCGCATTCTCTGACGTCGACTACGTAGACACGTGGAAAGCGATGGAGCCCCTAGTGGGCGAAGGCCTAACCAAGAGCATCGGAGTGTCCAACTTCAATAGCAAGCAGATCGCGAGACTGCTGGAGCATGCTAACATCGTGCCCGTCACTAACCAG GTCGAATGCCACCCCTACCTAAACCAGCGCCGTCTCAAAGAGTTCTGCGAGGCTCGCAACATTAAGATCACGGCGTACTCCCCCCTGGGGTCACCTGACAGACCCTGGGCCAAGCCCGGAGACCCCAGCCTCATGGATGACCCAAAACTGAAGGCCATTGCTGATAGACTGGGCAAGACTGTCGCTCAAGTGCTCATCAG GTACCAAATCGACCGCGGAGTGATAGTGATCCCGAAGTCAGTAACGAAGTCGCGCATCGAGAGCAACTTCAACGTGTTCGACTTCAAGCTGTCGCAGGAGGACGTCAGTCTGATCGACTCCTTCGACTGTAACGGAAGGCTCGTGCCTATGACTGC gtcTTTGGGACACAAGTACCATCCTTTTGAAAACGATGAGTTTTGA